From one Anopheles bellator chromosome 1, idAnoBellAS_SP24_06.2, whole genome shotgun sequence genomic stretch:
- the LOC131215684 gene encoding eukaryotic translation initiation factor 2 subunit 2, with product MAEEDAIFDPSLMKKKKKKKTPFDLDAAMAATEGAAETEPVATEAKPAGDEEDDLDLENFNKKKKKKKKPFNLDDLEGSLPTGSADGDAEGKENREDGEGAGADDGLDEDFKMDFSMKKKKKKKKDLTELMEAELADGQEGQDDDKDNVDENASTWAGSDRDYTYDELLNRVFEIILDKNPEMAGGRKPKFVMRPPQVLRVGTKKTSFANFTEICKTLHRLQKHLLDFLLAELGTSGSVDGNNQLIIKGRFQPKQIENVLRRYIKEYVTCHTCRSPDTILQKDTRLFFLQCESCGSRCSVASIKSGFQAVTSKRAAMRAKTA from the exons ATGGCGGAAGAAGATGCG ATCTTTGACCCTTCtttgatgaagaaaaagaaaaagaagaagaccCCGTTCGACCTGGATGCCGCGATGGCAGCGACAGAAGGTGCGGCCGAAACCGAGCCCGTGGCCACTGAAGCCAAACCTGCCGGCGATGAAGAAGATGATCTCGACCTGGAGAACttcaacaaaaagaaaaagaagaagaagaagccgtTCAATCTGGACGATTTGGAAGGTTCGCTACCAACGGGATCGGCTGATGGCGATGCTGAGGGAAAGGAGAACCGTGAAGATGGTGAAGGCGCCGGCGCCGACGATGGATTAGATGAAGATTTTAAGATGGACTTTagcatgaagaaaaagaaaaagaagaagaaggatcTTACGGAACTCATGGAGGCAGAATTGGCGGACGGTCAGGAAGGACAGGACGATGATAAGGATAATG TGGATGAAAATGCTTCTACATGGGCCGGTTCCGATCGCGATTACACCTATGACGAACTGCTGAACCGTGTGTTTGAGATCATTCTCGACAAGAACCCGGAAATGGCCGGTGGTCGCAAACCGAAGTTTGTGATGCGACCACCGCAAGTTCTGCGGGTTGGCACCAAGAAAACATCGTTTGCCAACTTTACGGAAATCTGCAAAACGCTGCATCGACTCCAGAAGCATTTGTTGGACTTTCTGCTTGCTGAACTGGGAACCAGCGGGTCTGTCGACGGAAACAATCAGCTAATCATCAAGGGTCGCTTCCAGCCGAAACAGATTGAAAACGTGCTTCGAAGATACATCAAGGAGTACGTCACCTGCCACACCTGCCGCTCGCCCGACACCATTCTGCAGAAGGATACGCGACTGTTCTTCCTACAGTGCGAATCGTGCGGTTCGCGTTGCTCGGTCGCTAGTATTAAATCCGGTTTCCAGGCCGTCACCAGCAAACGTGCCGCTATGCGTGCCAAGACCGCCTAA
- the LOC131215628 gene encoding uncharacterized protein LOC131215628, whose protein sequence is MGDPDPEQPIEIKTEPGESENDAESVLPTLEIGSLRQLLDREVEVIDLTEDDYLKEFQTFLSTLAERRSDIEARSATTKLKSKKVRYVLGVAVEYLEEICFHQDSSICELFDLQFKNLLMYGRLVEQIQKEDMTIYSLDDGTGRVAVYYKHTHEKEKGILSKLDYLEHVLRDANQPLNDEGVPESVELRNHLKTIIEMTKANCLRRMNHPALETRCFVLGVPFIRHDDTVAIYAFSLLPELERGKSSELFWKSYLISFYEPYFTDEENETCSDESATEAEEVNEGEAVSEAVEVSETENLSHAVVSESTEVGEAERVSEMVEVSEAAAGNAVEVSDATEPNEVI, encoded by the exons ATGGGCGACCCGGATCCCGAACAGCCGATAGAAATTAAAACGGAACCgggggaaagtgaaaacgacGCCGAAAGCGTACTACCCACACTCGAAATCGGTTCGTTGCGACAACTTTTGGACCGCGAAGTGGAGGTTATCGATCTGACGGAGGACGATTATCTGAAGGAATTTCAAACCTTCCTCAGCACACTTGCCGAGCGGCGCAGTGACATCGAAGCACGTTCGGCCACTACCAAACTTAAATCCAAAAAAGTCCGCTACGTGCTGGGTGTGGCAGTGGAGTATTTGGAAGAGATCTGCTTCCACCAGGATTCTTCAATATGCGAGCTGTTCGATTTGCAGTTTAAAAATCTGCTCATGTATGGACGTTTGGTAGAGCAAATTCAAAAAGAAGATATGACTATCTACAGCCTCGATGATGGAACTGGTCGGGTAGCGGTATATTACAAACATACAcatgagaaagagaaag GCATTCTCAGTAAACTGGACTACCTAGAGCATGTTCTACGCGACGCAAACCAACCGCTGAACGATGAGGGTGTGCCGGAGTCGGTCGAATTGAGGAACCATTTGAAAACGATAATTGAAATGACCAAGGCTAACTGCTTAAGACGTATGAATCACCCAGCACTCGAAACGCGATGCTTCGTCCTGGGAGTCCCGTTTATACGGCACGACGATACCGTTGCAATTTACGCCTTCAGTTTGTTACCTGAACTCGAGAGAGGTAAATCTAGTGAATTGTTTTGGAAAAGTTACCTGATATCCTTCTACGAACCGTACTTTACGGACGAAGAGAACGAAACATGCTCCGACGAGTCTGCTACCGAAGCGGAGGAGGTTAACGAAGGGGAGGCGGTTAGCGAAGCGGTGGAGGTCAGCGAAACGGAGAATCTTAGCCATGCGGTAGTTAGCGAATCGACAGAGGTTGGCGAAGCGGAGAGGGTTTCCGAAATGGTGGAGGTTAGCGAAGCGGCGGCTGGCAATGCGGTGGAAGTTAGCGATGCCACGGAACCTAATGAAGTGATTTGA